Proteins encoded by one window of Thunnus thynnus chromosome 3, fThuThy2.1, whole genome shotgun sequence:
- the tmem154 gene encoding transmembrane protein 154 isoform X1, translated as MSASWPDNMRGPRVKTPLLLLLLLLTTLTGTVLCQDDEEITETESPEVEATEEQPSEAPPTSIPPSSDGSEVIVDENSDGEGSAYSDNPGISDYIPGHDFSLTNDILTDDISTTSTPVDEGGLSPIIIMIPVVLVVVIIAIIVVCIFIKRRWNKKVENQDLRKEDPYLEDASAEKVPMPMFEEDVPSVLELEMEELDQWMKKDGETAGDSKQA; from the exons ATGTCTGCGTCTTGGCCTGATAACATGAGAGGCCCCCGAGTAAAGacccctctgctgctgctgctgctgctgctgaccaCACTGACTGGGACAG TGTTATGCCAAGATGATGAAGAAATTACAGAAACTGAGTCCCCAGAAGTTGAAGCGACAG AGGAACAGCCATCTGAAGCCCCTCCAACATCAATCCCTCCTTCCTCAGATGGCAGTGAAGTCATAG TTGATGAGAACTCAGATGGAGAAGGCTCTGCATACTCTGACAACCCAGGTATATCAGACTACATACCAGGACATGACTTTTCTCTGACTAATG ACATACTTACAGACGATATCTCTACGACCTCCACACCAGTGGATGAGGGGGGTTTGAgtcccatcatcatcatgatccctgtggtgctggtggtggttaTCATTGCCATCATAGTTGTCTGTATTTTCATCAAACGCAGGTGGAACAAAAAAGTGGAGAATCAAG aTCTAAGAAAAGAGGATCCGTATTTGGAGGATGCCAGTGCAGAGAAGGTGCCAAT GCCCATGTTTGAAGAAGACGTGCCCTCTGTTTTGGAGTTAGAGATGGAAGAGTTGGACCAATGGATGAAAAAAGACG GTGAAACTGCAGGGGACTCCAAACAGGCATAG
- the tmem154 gene encoding transmembrane protein 154 isoform X2: MSASWPDNMRGPRVKTPLLLLLLLLTTLTGTVLCQDDEEITETESPEVEATEEQPSEAPPTSIPPSSDGSEVIVDENSDGEGSAYSDNPDILTDDISTTSTPVDEGGLSPIIIMIPVVLVVVIIAIIVVCIFIKRRWNKKVENQDLRKEDPYLEDASAEKVPMPMFEEDVPSVLELEMEELDQWMKKDGETAGDSKQA, translated from the exons ATGTCTGCGTCTTGGCCTGATAACATGAGAGGCCCCCGAGTAAAGacccctctgctgctgctgctgctgctgctgaccaCACTGACTGGGACAG TGTTATGCCAAGATGATGAAGAAATTACAGAAACTGAGTCCCCAGAAGTTGAAGCGACAG AGGAACAGCCATCTGAAGCCCCTCCAACATCAATCCCTCCTTCCTCAGATGGCAGTGAAGTCATAG TTGATGAGAACTCAGATGGAGAAGGCTCTGCATACTCTGACAACCCAG ACATACTTACAGACGATATCTCTACGACCTCCACACCAGTGGATGAGGGGGGTTTGAgtcccatcatcatcatgatccctgtggtgctggtggtggttaTCATTGCCATCATAGTTGTCTGTATTTTCATCAAACGCAGGTGGAACAAAAAAGTGGAGAATCAAG aTCTAAGAAAAGAGGATCCGTATTTGGAGGATGCCAGTGCAGAGAAGGTGCCAAT GCCCATGTTTGAAGAAGACGTGCCCTCTGTTTTGGAGTTAGAGATGGAAGAGTTGGACCAATGGATGAAAAAAGACG GTGAAACTGCAGGGGACTCCAAACAGGCATAG